In Arthrobacter ramosus, one DNA window encodes the following:
- a CDS encoding DedA family protein: MQALLDGLLNTSPLVIACIVFALVFAEDAIFVGFVIPGETAAVVGGVIASRGLFELWAMIAIVVTAAITGDTVGYEIGKHFGPRVMALKILDKRRAQLQKAEDFLKDKGGVAVLLGRFTAFFRAVMPALAGLSRMPYRRFAFWNFSGGIIWGSLFVTLGFVAGNSYEEVARVVGRGAAAVVAVIVVAILVVWQVRKHRARKA, encoded by the coding sequence ATGCAAGCGCTTTTGGACGGACTCCTGAACACCAGCCCGCTCGTGATCGCGTGCATCGTGTTCGCCCTCGTGTTCGCTGAGGATGCAATCTTTGTGGGCTTTGTGATTCCTGGTGAAACGGCGGCGGTGGTCGGCGGGGTGATTGCGAGCCGCGGGCTGTTCGAATTGTGGGCCATGATCGCCATTGTGGTGACTGCCGCGATCACGGGAGACACCGTGGGCTATGAAATAGGCAAGCACTTCGGCCCACGGGTGATGGCCTTGAAAATCCTGGACAAAAGACGCGCCCAATTGCAGAAGGCCGAAGACTTCCTCAAAGACAAAGGAGGCGTCGCGGTGCTTCTGGGTCGGTTTACGGCTTTCTTTCGTGCCGTCATGCCCGCGCTCGCGGGACTCAGCCGCATGCCTTACCGGCGCTTCGCGTTTTGGAATTTCAGCGGCGGCATTATCTGGGGATCGTTGTTCGTGACCCTCGGCTTTGTGGCCGGAAATTCGTACGAAGAAGTGGCGCGCGTAGTGGGCCGGGGTGCCGCGGCTGTGGTGGCAGTCATTGTGGTGGCGATTCTGGTGGTTTGGCAGGTCAGGAAACACCGCGCGAGGAAGGCTTGA
- the pstC gene encoding phosphate ABC transporter permease subunit PstC translates to MTTNSLTTSQGAGRAGDKVFSGATLAAGCLILVVLFGVALFLVVQAIPALVAPPADIQGGHGFFAYIGPIVVGTLIAAAIALVIATPVAIGVALFISHYAPRRLASGLGYVVDLLAAIPSVVYGAWGAAFLAPQISPAYGWLATNMGWLPIFQGPASATGKTILTASIVLSVMVLPIITSLSREIFLQTPKLHEEAALALGATRWEMIKMAVLPFGRPGIVSAIMLGLGRALGETMAVALVLSSGVLTASLIQTGNQTIAAEIALNFPEASGLKVSTLIAAGLVLFVITLGVNMIARWIISRHKEFSGAN, encoded by the coding sequence GTGACCACCAACTCCTTGACCACTTCCCAAGGTGCCGGACGCGCTGGGGACAAGGTCTTCTCCGGAGCCACCCTGGCCGCGGGATGCCTGATCCTCGTGGTTCTCTTCGGCGTCGCACTTTTCCTTGTAGTCCAGGCCATTCCGGCGCTTGTGGCCCCACCCGCGGACATCCAGGGCGGCCACGGCTTCTTCGCCTACATTGGGCCGATCGTGGTGGGAACCCTGATTGCCGCCGCCATCGCGCTTGTGATCGCTACTCCCGTAGCCATCGGCGTCGCCCTGTTCATCTCGCACTACGCGCCCCGCAGGCTCGCCTCGGGCCTTGGCTACGTGGTGGACCTCCTCGCTGCCATTCCTTCTGTGGTCTACGGCGCATGGGGCGCGGCATTCCTTGCCCCCCAGATTTCGCCCGCCTACGGCTGGCTCGCCACCAACATGGGCTGGTTGCCGATTTTCCAAGGCCCGGCCTCCGCTACCGGCAAGACCATCCTGACCGCGAGCATCGTCCTCTCCGTCATGGTTTTGCCGATCATCACTTCCCTGTCGCGTGAAATCTTCCTGCAGACCCCGAAGCTCCACGAGGAAGCCGCCCTGGCCCTCGGCGCGACCCGCTGGGAAATGATCAAGATGGCTGTCTTGCCGTTCGGTCGCCCGGGTATCGTGAGCGCCATCATGCTGGGCCTCGGCCGCGCACTTGGCGAGACCATGGCCGTCGCGCTGGTCCTGTCCTCCGGCGTCCTGACCGCAAGCCTGATCCAGACCGGCAACCAGACCATCGCCGCGGAAATCGCCTTGAACTTCCCTGAAGCCAGCGGACTCAAGGTCAGCACGTTGATCGCGGCCGGCTTGGTATTGTTCGTCATCACCCTGGGTGTCAACATGATTGCACGCTGGATCATCTCCAGGCACAAAGAATTCTCGGGAGCCAACTAA
- the ureC gene encoding urease subunit alpha, whose amino-acid sequence MSFEISRKQYADLYGPTTGDSIRLADTELFLEIEKDCTVYGEEVMFGGGKVVRDGMGQNGQVTRDGRRPEWNAASDQTFDVPDTVISNVVVLDYTGIYKADVALKDGHIFKIGKAGNPQIADGVDIVIGASTEMIAGEGKILTAGGVDTHIHYISPDQVPTALCSGITTMVGGGTGPAEGTKATTITPGKWHISRMLQAAEGLPINIGLLGKGHASAIEPLAEQIRAGAVGLKVHEDWGATTSSIDMSLRVADEYDVQVAIHTDTLNECGFVEDTIKAIDGRVIHTFHTEGAGGGHAPDIIKIAGLPNVLPASTNPTLPYTRNTIEEHLDMLMVCHHLNPDIPEDVAFADSRIRAETIAAEDVLQDLGIFSMTSSDSQAMGRVGEVVIRTWQVADAMKRQRGVLKDPSGASHGAANGLGEDSDNFRIKRYISKYTINPAIAQGMADSIGSVEVGKFADLVLWNPAFFGVKPELVLKGGQIAYALMGDSNGSIPTPQPRTMRPMFAAHGKALQQSSITFLSKAAIDAGVPEELGLERVIRPVSGIRNLSKADLKFNGETPDIAVDPETYKVTVDGEEVTCEPSDVLPMAQRYFLF is encoded by the coding sequence GTGAGCTTTGAAATTTCGCGCAAGCAGTACGCAGACCTTTACGGCCCGACGACGGGCGACTCCATCCGCTTGGCGGACACCGAACTTTTCCTCGAGATCGAGAAGGACTGCACGGTCTACGGCGAAGAGGTCATGTTCGGCGGCGGCAAAGTGGTCCGCGACGGCATGGGGCAGAACGGCCAAGTGACCCGCGACGGCCGCCGACCTGAATGGAACGCGGCATCGGACCAGACGTTTGACGTCCCGGACACCGTCATTTCGAACGTCGTGGTCCTCGACTACACAGGAATCTACAAGGCCGATGTGGCGCTCAAAGACGGCCACATCTTCAAGATCGGCAAGGCCGGCAACCCCCAGATCGCCGACGGCGTGGACATCGTGATCGGGGCCAGCACCGAGATGATCGCGGGAGAGGGCAAGATCCTCACCGCAGGCGGGGTGGACACCCACATCCACTACATTTCCCCGGACCAAGTCCCCACGGCTCTGTGCAGCGGGATCACCACTATGGTGGGCGGTGGCACGGGACCGGCCGAAGGTACCAAGGCCACCACCATCACTCCCGGCAAATGGCACATTTCACGGATGCTGCAAGCCGCGGAAGGGCTGCCGATCAACATCGGCCTCCTCGGCAAAGGCCACGCGTCCGCCATCGAGCCGCTTGCCGAACAGATCCGCGCAGGCGCGGTGGGCCTCAAAGTCCACGAGGACTGGGGCGCCACGACGTCGTCGATCGACATGTCCCTGCGCGTTGCCGATGAATACGACGTGCAGGTAGCCATCCACACGGACACGCTCAACGAGTGCGGATTCGTGGAGGACACCATCAAGGCCATCGACGGCCGCGTGATCCACACCTTCCACACCGAAGGCGCCGGCGGCGGGCACGCTCCGGACATCATCAAGATCGCCGGATTGCCCAATGTGCTCCCGGCATCCACCAACCCGACGCTCCCGTACACGCGGAACACCATCGAAGAGCACCTGGACATGCTCATGGTGTGCCACCACCTCAACCCGGACATCCCGGAAGACGTGGCGTTCGCCGATTCCCGCATCCGGGCCGAAACCATCGCCGCCGAAGACGTGCTCCAGGACCTGGGCATCTTCTCCATGACCTCCTCGGATTCCCAGGCCATGGGCCGCGTGGGTGAAGTCGTCATCCGCACGTGGCAAGTGGCCGATGCCATGAAACGGCAGCGGGGTGTCCTCAAGGACCCGTCCGGCGCAAGCCACGGTGCTGCAAACGGCTTGGGCGAGGACAGCGACAACTTCCGGATCAAGCGCTACATCTCCAAATACACCATCAACCCGGCGATCGCGCAGGGCATGGCGGACTCCATCGGCTCGGTGGAAGTGGGCAAATTCGCCGACCTCGTCCTCTGGAATCCGGCCTTCTTCGGTGTGAAGCCGGAACTGGTCCTCAAAGGCGGTCAGATCGCCTACGCACTCATGGGCGACTCCAACGGTTCCATCCCCACCCCGCAGCCACGCACCATGCGCCCGATGTTCGCCGCCCACGGCAAGGCGTTGCAGCAGTCCTCCATCACCTTCCTGTCCAAGGCGGCCATCGACGCCGGTGTCCCGGAAGAGCTTGGGCTGGAACGGGTCATCCGGCCGGTGTCCGGCATCCGGAACCTGAGCAAAGCGGACCTAAAGTTCAACGGCGAGACGCCCGACATCGCCGTCGATCCCGAAACGTACAAAGTGACGGTCGACGGCGAAGAGGTCACCTGCGAGCCTTCCGACGTGCTGCCCATGGCCCAGCGCTACTTCCTTTTCTAG
- a CDS encoding inorganic phosphate transporter produces MAVAFFALVVVLAAGFAFVNGFRDVSTAVALSVRTRALTPSVAVVLAAVFNFAGVLLSGGFALVFSQSWVVLPSGMSGLTVLAAGLCSAILWGIYAWWRGVPLSSTHALVGGLVGAGAASAVMGGSSINRVDGILLVQVVLPLLLSPVIAFLGAYLLVWPVTWAARYTQPDVVHGRFRHAQSVSAAAVAFGHGLQDGQRSVAVILLGAVAAGVSDSNDLPFWVILLVAVMLTAGTLCGGWRISYTLGYKLTRIDPMRGFIAQSLTSLMLFVGAIGFHLPLSTTHTVTSAVLGAGTNQNFSVTNRRMVLRILGFWVATPIVTAAVAFVLGLALSPLSR; encoded by the coding sequence GTGGCGGTCGCGTTCTTCGCCCTTGTGGTGGTGCTGGCGGCTGGTTTCGCATTCGTGAATGGCTTCCGCGACGTCTCCACCGCCGTCGCGCTCTCCGTGCGGACCCGTGCCCTCACTCCGTCAGTTGCCGTCGTGTTGGCGGCTGTCTTCAACTTTGCCGGCGTGCTGCTCAGTGGCGGTTTCGCGCTGGTTTTCAGCCAGTCATGGGTGGTTCTCCCTTCGGGAATGAGCGGGCTGACTGTGCTCGCCGCGGGGCTGTGCAGCGCCATCCTTTGGGGAATCTACGCCTGGTGGCGCGGTGTGCCGCTCTCGTCAACCCATGCCTTGGTGGGAGGCCTGGTGGGCGCCGGAGCTGCAAGCGCAGTGATGGGAGGCAGCTCCATCAACAGAGTAGACGGCATTCTGCTGGTGCAAGTGGTCCTGCCGTTGCTACTGTCCCCCGTGATTGCCTTCCTCGGCGCCTATCTTCTCGTGTGGCCGGTCACGTGGGCAGCGCGCTACACCCAGCCCGATGTCGTACATGGCCGCTTCCGCCATGCCCAGTCTGTCTCGGCCGCTGCCGTTGCGTTCGGCCATGGCCTGCAGGACGGGCAGAGATCCGTAGCGGTGATCCTGTTGGGCGCCGTGGCGGCCGGGGTGTCCGACTCCAATGACCTCCCGTTCTGGGTCATCCTACTGGTGGCTGTCATGCTCACGGCGGGAACGCTTTGTGGTGGCTGGCGCATCTCGTACACCTTGGGTTACAAGCTGACGCGGATAGACCCGATGCGGGGATTTATCGCCCAGAGCCTGACCTCGCTGATGTTGTTCGTCGGCGCCATCGGCTTCCATTTGCCCCTTTCCACCACCCACACCGTGACGTCGGCAGTGCTCGGCGCGGGAACCAACCAGAATTTCTCCGTCACGAACCGTCGGATGGTGCTGCGGATCCTGGGGTTCTGGGTCGCGACGCCGATCGTCACCGCCGCCGTGGCGTTCGTCCTTGGGCTGGCGCTCTCGCCCTTATCCCGCTGA
- a CDS encoding urease subunit beta, with the protein MIPGEYRLQAEPIACNSGREAIAVDVVNRGDRPVQVGSHYHFAEANPALDFDREAAYGRRLDIPAGTAARFEPGDSKTVKLVALAGSREVYGLRNAVNGPLDADAGKNDGGAAAGTEGPGASKEGQPSEL; encoded by the coding sequence ATGATCCCCGGTGAGTACCGTCTCCAAGCAGAGCCCATCGCTTGCAACAGCGGACGCGAGGCAATCGCCGTCGACGTCGTCAACCGTGGCGACCGCCCGGTTCAGGTGGGTTCCCACTACCACTTTGCGGAGGCGAATCCGGCCCTCGATTTTGACCGCGAAGCAGCCTACGGCCGCCGCCTCGACATCCCCGCCGGAACCGCCGCACGCTTCGAGCCGGGCGATTCCAAGACCGTCAAACTCGTTGCGCTTGCGGGCAGCCGCGAAGTCTACGGCCTGCGGAACGCCGTCAACGGTCCCCTTGACGCGGACGCAGGAAAGAACGACGGCGGCGCTGCCGCCGGCACCGAAGGGCCCGGAGCCAGCAAGGAAGGACAGCCCAGTGAGCTTTGA
- a CDS encoding CoA transferase, protein MNDTFADVTSRVWHAIGADDADWPATQLTTTGPRAVLPAAFDVTGLATGAVAAATVTAAQFLAALRQSGQPAVTVDSRESCAAFASERLFTPIGWTRPPLWDPIAGNYRASDAWIRLHTNYASHRAAVERVLGAHDREAVQAAVAGLHAEELETAIVEAGGCAAVMHNRGQWLASPAGAATADALPLTVVERRSPGARTPNAIGQLPFDGVRVLDLTRVIAGPVCTKFLAGYGADVLRIDPPGFDEVPSLLPETTLGKRTAALDLTASSDRAMFEELLAGADVIVSGLRGDALKRLGYDDDALIAVNPDLIIASLDAYGWDGPWRNRRGFDSLVQMSCGIADDGATATGQAEPTPLPVQALDHATGWLLAAAVARALTRRLTHSVAARIQGSLIGTANLLYSLTPPNGHLSAAAPKDFTLVETTTDWGPARHVPLPGRIDGVAAHWSQQAGPLGRHPAMWATHK, encoded by the coding sequence GTGAATGACACCTTCGCTGATGTGACCTCCCGCGTGTGGCATGCAATCGGCGCCGATGATGCGGATTGGCCAGCCACTCAGCTAACGACGACCGGGCCAAGGGCGGTCCTCCCGGCCGCTTTCGACGTGACAGGACTTGCGACGGGGGCGGTTGCCGCCGCAACGGTGACCGCAGCGCAGTTTCTTGCAGCTCTCCGCCAGTCAGGGCAGCCGGCGGTGACGGTAGACAGTCGGGAGTCGTGCGCCGCGTTCGCGTCCGAGAGGCTGTTCACCCCGATCGGCTGGACCCGGCCACCGCTGTGGGACCCCATCGCCGGCAACTATCGTGCGTCGGACGCCTGGATCAGGCTGCACACCAACTACGCCAGCCACCGCGCCGCCGTCGAGCGGGTGCTGGGCGCCCATGACCGCGAAGCTGTTCAGGCCGCGGTGGCCGGGTTGCATGCCGAGGAATTGGAGACGGCGATCGTGGAAGCGGGCGGATGCGCCGCTGTCATGCACAACCGCGGCCAGTGGCTCGCCTCGCCTGCGGGGGCGGCGACCGCGGACGCGCTGCCGCTGACCGTCGTCGAGCGCCGCTCACCCGGCGCCCGCACGCCGAACGCCATCGGGCAACTACCCTTCGACGGGGTGCGAGTGCTCGACTTAACCCGGGTGATCGCAGGACCGGTGTGCACCAAATTCCTTGCCGGCTACGGTGCCGACGTCCTGCGGATCGATCCCCCAGGCTTTGACGAGGTGCCGTCACTACTGCCTGAGACCACGCTCGGCAAACGTACCGCCGCTTTGGATCTCACTGCCTCAAGCGACCGCGCGATGTTCGAGGAACTGCTCGCGGGTGCCGATGTGATCGTGTCGGGACTGCGAGGCGACGCCCTGAAACGCTTGGGCTACGACGACGATGCCCTGATCGCGGTGAACCCCGACCTGATCATCGCCAGCCTGGACGCCTACGGCTGGGATGGCCCTTGGCGCAATCGCCGCGGGTTCGACAGCCTGGTCCAGATGAGCTGCGGGATCGCTGACGACGGAGCCACCGCGACTGGCCAAGCGGAGCCGACCCCGCTTCCCGTTCAGGCTCTCGACCACGCGACCGGCTGGCTATTGGCCGCCGCCGTCGCCCGGGCCCTGACCCGGCGCCTCACCCATTCGGTAGCGGCCCGTATCCAGGGCTCACTCATCGGCACGGCCAACCTGTTGTACTCGCTGACCCCGCCAAACGGCCACTTATCCGCAGCTGCACCGAAAGACTTCACTCTCGTGGAAACCACCACTGACTGGGGGCCGGCGCGACATGTGCCTCTTCCAGGGCGAATCGACGGCGTCGCCGCGCACTGGTCGCAGCAAGCCGGACCGCTCGGCCGTCACCCAGCGATGTGGGCCACGCACAAGTAA
- the pstS gene encoding phosphate ABC transporter substrate-binding protein PstS has protein sequence MKATRFGRNAAIAVLAVGALALTACGSDNATGATPAATPSAAAVKVTGTLTGIGSSAQGAAMDAWKTNFASANPGATVQYSPDGSGAGRKAILDGSAQFAGSDAYLTDAELASSKTKCGTDGAINIPVYISPIAVAFNIPNVKDLKFDADTVAKIFRGQITNWNDPAIAALNAGVTLPDLKVTPVNRSDDSGTTQNFTDYLASAAPSVWTDKAAGLWPASLKGENAKGTSGVVKTVTDTPGAVTYADDSAVSGKLGTAEIKVGSDFVKISPAAAAKAVELGKAVAGRPTGDLSIKLDRTTTDSSAYPVVLVSYHVVCTTYDKQATADLVKAFESYVVSDAGQQAAAGSAKSAPLSKALQDKAKAALDSIKAKA, from the coding sequence GTGAAGGCAACTCGCTTCGGCCGCAACGCGGCAATCGCGGTCCTCGCAGTCGGCGCCCTTGCGCTGACCGCTTGTGGTTCAGACAACGCAACTGGCGCCACACCGGCAGCCACCCCGAGCGCCGCAGCCGTCAAGGTCACCGGCACCCTGACCGGTATCGGTTCCTCGGCGCAGGGCGCCGCAATGGACGCTTGGAAGACCAACTTCGCTTCCGCGAACCCGGGTGCCACGGTCCAGTACTCCCCGGACGGCTCGGGCGCGGGCCGTAAGGCCATCCTCGACGGCTCCGCACAGTTCGCAGGCTCTGACGCCTACCTGACTGACGCCGAGCTGGCCAGCTCCAAGACCAAGTGCGGCACCGACGGTGCCATCAACATCCCGGTCTACATCTCCCCGATCGCCGTTGCCTTCAACATTCCGAACGTCAAGGACTTGAAGTTCGACGCCGACACCGTTGCGAAGATCTTCCGCGGCCAGATCACCAACTGGAACGACCCGGCAATCGCCGCCCTGAACGCAGGCGTCACGCTTCCGGACCTCAAGGTCACCCCGGTCAACCGCTCTGACGACTCCGGCACCACCCAGAACTTCACGGACTACCTGGCATCTGCTGCTCCCTCGGTCTGGACCGACAAGGCTGCTGGCCTGTGGCCTGCATCCTTGAAGGGCGAGAACGCCAAGGGCACCTCCGGCGTCGTCAAGACCGTCACCGACACCCCGGGTGCCGTGACCTACGCTGACGACTCCGCAGTCTCCGGCAAGCTCGGCACCGCAGAGATCAAGGTTGGCTCGGACTTCGTCAAGATCTCCCCGGCCGCTGCTGCGAAGGCTGTTGAACTGGGCAAGGCCGTTGCCGGCCGCCCGACCGGCGACCTTTCCATCAAGCTCGACCGCACCACCACGGATTCCTCGGCCTACCCGGTAGTCCTGGTTTCCTACCACGTCGTCTGCACCACCTACGACAAGCAGGCAACCGCTGACCTGGTCAAGGCATTCGAGAGCTACGTAGTCTCCGACGCCGGCCAGCAGGCTGCTGCCGGCTCCGCCAAGTCCGCTCCGCTCTCCAAGGCGCTGCAGGACAAGGCAAAGGCCGCTCTTGACTCCATCAAGGCCAAGGCCTAA
- the pstA gene encoding phosphate ABC transporter permease PstA: MTVTAPVARKRSALTKGQLPAFAPYVVLAVALVLGAAILALIGFNAFGWGLVSAILFAIGLVGWSAAVEGGRKASDKLATCLIVGSFLVALLPLISVIWTVLVNGIPGIITPGFLTTSMNGVTGSLDNKSVDEGTKVLGGIYHALLGTVQITLLATVISVPVGLLTAIYLVEYGNDRALARAITFFVDVMTGIPSIVAGLFSAAFFFAVVGPGTKTGAVAAVALSVLMIPVVVRSSEEMLKIVPNELREAAYALGVRKWRTIIKVVIPTAISGIASGVTLAIARVIGETAPILVTAGFATTINNNVFGGWMASLPTFIYTQILNPTSPSNPDPSSQRAWGAALVLIILVMLLNLGARLIARIFAPKAGR, encoded by the coding sequence ATGACTGTCACAGCCCCCGTGGCGCGCAAACGCTCCGCACTGACCAAGGGCCAGTTGCCCGCTTTCGCGCCGTACGTCGTCCTGGCCGTTGCCCTGGTGCTCGGCGCAGCGATCCTTGCACTGATCGGCTTCAACGCCTTCGGCTGGGGCCTCGTCTCCGCCATCCTCTTCGCGATCGGCCTGGTCGGCTGGAGCGCCGCCGTCGAAGGCGGCCGCAAGGCGAGCGACAAGCTTGCCACGTGCCTGATCGTCGGCTCTTTCCTTGTGGCGCTGCTGCCCCTGATTTCGGTGATCTGGACCGTCCTCGTGAACGGCATCCCGGGCATCATCACCCCCGGCTTCCTGACGACTTCCATGAACGGCGTCACGGGTTCCCTCGACAACAAGAGCGTCGATGAAGGCACGAAGGTCCTCGGCGGCATCTACCACGCGCTCCTGGGCACCGTGCAGATCACCTTGCTTGCCACTGTCATCTCGGTTCCGGTTGGCCTGCTGACCGCAATCTACCTGGTGGAATACGGCAACGACCGGGCCCTCGCCCGTGCCATCACGTTCTTCGTCGACGTCATGACCGGCATCCCGTCGATCGTGGCAGGTCTTTTTTCCGCAGCCTTCTTCTTCGCCGTGGTCGGCCCGGGCACCAAGACCGGTGCGGTTGCCGCCGTCGCGCTTTCAGTCCTGATGATCCCGGTGGTGGTTCGCTCCAGCGAGGAAATGCTCAAGATCGTCCCGAACGAGCTCCGTGAGGCGGCTTACGCGCTGGGTGTCCGCAAGTGGCGCACCATCATCAAGGTGGTCATCCCGACCGCGATTTCCGGTATCGCGTCCGGCGTCACCTTGGCGATCGCCCGTGTGATTGGCGAGACGGCTCCGATCCTGGTCACCGCCGGTTTCGCGACCACCATCAACAACAACGTGTTCGGCGGCTGGATGGCTTCGCTGCCGACGTTCATCTACACGCAGATCCTGAACCCGACCTCGCCGTCCAACCCGGACCCGTCGAGCCAGCGGGCATGGGGTGCCGCGCTGGTCCTGATCATCCTGGTGATGCTCCTGAACCTCGGCGCCAGGCTGATCGCCCGGATCTTCGCCCCCAAGGCCGGCCGTTGA
- the ureE gene encoding urease accessory protein UreE produces MIIERILGNLHELPDPEQYAGLHKEKVVLPSAQLVKRIQRVTTDHGKELGIRLPAGSGDLRDGDILAVEDANLIVVSVLPSDVLVIAARSIYEMGVVAHSLGNRHLQAQFFDAASEYGAEVMVCQYDHTVEDYLKHVGVPYDRQERVMPVPFRHAEHTH; encoded by the coding sequence ATGATCATCGAAAGGATCCTGGGCAACCTGCACGAACTGCCCGACCCCGAACAGTACGCCGGCCTCCACAAGGAGAAAGTCGTGCTGCCCAGCGCCCAGCTGGTCAAACGCATCCAACGCGTCACCACGGACCATGGGAAGGAGCTCGGCATCCGCCTCCCGGCCGGCTCCGGAGACCTGCGCGACGGCGACATCCTCGCCGTCGAGGATGCGAACCTGATCGTGGTGTCCGTGCTGCCGAGCGACGTCCTGGTCATCGCCGCGCGCAGCATCTACGAAATGGGTGTTGTGGCGCACTCCCTCGGCAACCGGCACCTGCAGGCCCAGTTCTTCGACGCGGCGTCCGAGTACGGGGCCGAAGTCATGGTGTGCCAGTACGACCACACGGTCGAGGACTACCTCAAGCACGTCGGTGTGCCGTACGACCGCCAGGAACGCGTAATGCCGGTGCCTTTCCGCCATGCTGAACACACGCACTAG
- a CDS encoding urease subunit gamma codes for MHLLPREQEKLMIVVAADLARRRQSRGLKLNFPEAVAIISYELIEGARDGKTVAELMSYGTTLLRREDVMEGVPEMIHDVQIEATFPDGTKLVTVHDPIR; via the coding sequence ATGCATCTTTTGCCCCGTGAGCAGGAAAAGCTCATGATCGTGGTCGCGGCCGACCTCGCCCGCCGTCGGCAATCCCGCGGCCTGAAGCTCAACTTCCCCGAAGCCGTGGCGATCATCAGCTACGAATTGATTGAGGGCGCACGTGACGGGAAAACCGTCGCTGAACTCATGAGCTACGGGACCACCCTGCTTCGCCGTGAGGATGTGATGGAGGGCGTGCCTGAGATGATCCATGACGTCCAGATTGAGGCCACATTCCCTGACGGCACCAAGCTCGTCACCGTCCACGACCCGATCCGCTAG
- a CDS encoding DUF47 domain-containing protein has product MKLRLFPQEPAGLQLLSQMARQILEATGTLSEIFGAPVAEHERLVEEMHEHEAKSTDLHFALLTHMRTSFVNPLPREDMYALSRFLNEAMEKLDAAGELVALYKLDRVPKRAADQLEIISRQAELTVDAMRQLDDLDELEDYWIEVLRLAKRAERSHRTWVAEMLRDMKSTQFSRNRDVANQLVEVTKDMRRVATQVGSIIVKEA; this is encoded by the coding sequence ATGAAGCTGCGTCTGTTCCCCCAAGAACCCGCCGGTCTGCAATTGTTGTCGCAAATGGCCCGCCAGATTCTTGAGGCAACCGGGACGCTTTCTGAGATCTTCGGAGCCCCTGTCGCGGAGCACGAACGGCTTGTGGAAGAGATGCACGAACATGAGGCCAAATCCACGGATCTGCATTTCGCCCTCTTGACCCACATGCGGACGAGTTTCGTGAACCCGCTCCCCCGCGAGGACATGTACGCCCTCTCCCGTTTCCTCAACGAGGCGATGGAAAAGCTGGATGCCGCGGGTGAGCTCGTAGCCCTCTACAAACTGGACAGGGTGCCCAAGCGCGCGGCGGACCAGTTGGAGATCATCAGCCGCCAAGCGGAACTCACGGTTGATGCCATGCGTCAGCTGGACGATCTGGACGAGCTCGAGGATTACTGGATCGAGGTCCTGCGGCTGGCCAAGCGCGCGGAGCGCAGCCACCGGACCTGGGTGGCCGAGATGCTCCGCGACATGAAGTCCACCCAGTTTTCGAGGAACCGCGACGTAGCCAACCAGCTAGTTGAGGTCACCAAGGACATGCGCCGTGTCGCGACCCAGGTAGGCAGCATCATCGTCAAGGAAGCATGA
- the pstB gene encoding phosphate ABC transporter ATP-binding protein PstB — MSKRIDVKDLNVYYGSFLAVEGVNINIEAKSVTAFIGPSGCGKSTFLRTLNRMHEVLPGARVEGEVLLDGDNLYGPGVDPVTVRTQVGMVFQRPNPFPTMSIRDNVLAGVKLNNRRISKGAADALVEKSLRGANLWNEVKDRLEKPGSGLSGGQQQRLCIARAIAVEPQVILMDEPCSALDPISTLAVEDLINELKDEYTVVIVTHNMQQAARVSDKTAFFNIAGTGKPGKLIEFADTTTIFNNPSQKATEDYVSGRFG; from the coding sequence ATGTCTAAGCGGATCGACGTCAAGGATCTGAACGTCTACTACGGCAGCTTCCTCGCCGTTGAAGGCGTCAACATCAACATTGAAGCCAAATCGGTCACGGCATTCATCGGCCCGTCCGGTTGCGGCAAGTCCACCTTCCTGCGCACGCTGAACCGCATGCACGAAGTGCTGCCCGGTGCACGCGTTGAAGGCGAAGTCCTGCTCGACGGCGACAACCTCTACGGACCCGGCGTGGACCCCGTGACGGTCCGCACCCAGGTTGGCATGGTCTTCCAGCGGCCCAACCCGTTCCCCACCATGTCCATCCGCGACAACGTGCTGGCCGGCGTGAAGCTGAACAACAGGAGAATCAGCAAGGGTGCGGCCGACGCGCTCGTGGAGAAGTCCCTGCGCGGCGCCAACCTGTGGAACGAGGTCAAGGACCGCCTCGAGAAGCCGGGCTCCGGACTCTCCGGCGGCCAGCAGCAGCGGCTCTGCATTGCCCGTGCCATCGCTGTGGAACCGCAGGTCATCCTCATGGACGAGCCCTGCTCCGCGCTGGACCCCATCTCCACTTTGGCCGTCGAAGACCTCATCAATGAGCTCAAGGACGAGTACACCGTGGTGATCGTGACCCACAACATGCAGCAGGCCGCACGCGTTTCCGACAAGACCGCGTTCTTCAACATCGCCGGCACCGGGAAGCCGGGCAAGCTCATCGAGTTCGCGGACACCACCACCATCTTCAACAACCCGTCCCAGAAGGCCACGGAAGACTACGTCTCCGGCAGGTTCGGGTAA